One Oncorhynchus keta strain PuntledgeMale-10-30-2019 chromosome 11, Oket_V2, whole genome shotgun sequence DNA window includes the following coding sequences:
- the LOC118390423 gene encoding uncharacterized protein LOC118390423, whose product MPNPMDDRLRVVAVVHALKASGVRVKNWKNFLNGPYTSDPVRQENQSKFAFGRDLILLPQCDLTDMSGTVPKFLVDACEFLSQHLHTEGLFRKTGSFSRMRALRADLEQGEPVFSLPHSATLQPCDVASLVKQFLRELPSPLIPMDLQVPLCRAQGFDEEEGRQEQVEDGALLLTALFPPSHSRALRYFCTFLRQTAQRCKENRMEVGNLALVIAPNLLHCPAGGSKLTAGTERRLHRQAAVIKKLIIHADRIGVVPPSIMDMATVAESSTPPVDGGRFQERAGLGVYRLLGHQRRRSVGEIFVDALSKLKTGRTHTDLLHPPDSQQNTKAAHHNTPELPITSKRKSTEDPVPDVESSAKKRRSIHDLREDNQSMSKQPSNDSEAAVGQSPTRSHTSVLSGVEGSREHKLSVTLTAPEKRRNHKKDYKTSNKHPVQEAKAHRRTSLRFFNMTVWSSPDPSPTSIGNDTENWIMGSIMVTDGMTEASSSEVGPSRIPVIMTDGMTEPSRIPVIMTDGMTEPSRIPVIMTDGMTEPSRIPVIMTDGMTGPSRIPVIMTDGMTGPSRIPVIMTDGMTGPSRIPVIMTDGPGQVLVGSEVEDDPDLPNYSCAENPDHFLDLATLDSPSRTQAGESCECSGVKLENETIEETVRQYETNHVLRDPEQVGIKEDPEDVGLSKKQSEVDISVSQKPRHPRRSISMPEVTFDQLRIQDKIYKKEKTDWMIEKEDGVSGDTLQLPVKKEKMTESGLGFKRTHMSVAERIRRFNALTTLLRNPRVPPRPPEPQLNDVLHESQREGGQRSVVRLRRQGARRFGRSISHDGVPGPWPGQASKNHQEVPVVVQSLSEPVLCPPPEPTPSVYQFAQEGQCEIQHTHQLQQEHLMQTIQDLCAPPSPNPKQNKESCQVTFKESQLNLKERQLEPVEEQPKESELHDLLEMHLNTCNPKEEQDQHLTVPTQVNRPFLTDTVLDVPPQTMAPLQQESKSTEVKFPLPFPSKPSSLSQTETCSPIPSGPSPTPIDRTSTDLYTAHLVTNCSPFSVTTFGFIEIDMGVSESDGGSLPVELSPSPALQFKLPATKRRYRDSPCWPVHEISMATGDPLQI is encoded by the exons ATGCCAAACCCCATGGACGACCGTCTGCGCGTGGTGGCGGTGGTACACGCTTTGAAAGCATCTGGAGTTCGCGTGAAAAACTGGAAGAACTTCTTGAATGGGCCATACACGAGCGACCCTGTCAGACAG GAGAACCAATCTAAATTTGCTTTTGGTCGGGACCTGATACTGCTGCCACAGTGTGATTTAACTGATATGAGTGGGACAGTGCCAAA GTTCTTGGTGGATGCCTGTGAATTTTTATCTCAGCATCTTCATACTGAAGGGCTGTTTCGAAAGACCGGGTCGTTTAGCCGGATGCGAGCTCTGAGG GCTGACCTGGAGCAGGGGGAGCCAGTCTTTTCTCTGCCACATTCAGCCACTCTGCAGCCCTGTGATGTGGCGTCTCTTGTGAAGCAGTTCTTACGGGAGCTGCCCTCGCCCCTCATCCCTATGGATCTACAGGTGCCACTGTGTCGTGCACAGGGCTTCGACGAGGAGGAGGGTCGGCAGGAGCAGGTCGAGGATGGAGCTCTTCTTCTCACAGCCCTGTTCCCCCCGTCGCATTCACGGGCCCTCCGATACTTCTGCACCTTCCTGAGACAGACGGCTCAAAG ATGTAAAGAGAATCGTATGGAAGTGGGCAATCTGGCTCTTGTGATTGCACCTAATCTGCTACATTGTCCAGCTGGGGGCTCTAAACTGACCGCAGGTACAGAGAGACGACTGCATAGACAAGCAGCAGTGATCAAGAAACTCATAATACATGCTGATCGCATTG GTGTTGTCCCCCCTTCTATTATGGACATGGCAACAGTAGCAGAGTCCTCCACACCCCCAGTTGATGGGGGGAGGTTTCAGGAGAGGGCAGGACTTGGTGTGTATAGACTTCTAGGACATCAAAGGAGGCGCAGTGTTGGAG agatatttgtGGATGCTCTCAGTAAATTGAAGACAGGCCGCACTCACACTGACCTTTTACATCCCCCAGACA GTCAGCAAAATACAAAGGCCGCTCACCACAACACACCTGAATTACCAATCACATCTAAACGAAAGTCGACTGAAGATCCTGTCCCTGATGTTGAGAGCTCTGCTAAAAAAAG ACGCTCTATCCATGACCTTAGAGAAGACAACCAATCCATGAGCAAACAACCCTCCAATG ATTCCGAGGCGGCAGTCGGCCAAAGCCCTACCCGTAGTCACACTTCTGtcctgagtggagtggagggcaGTAGGGAGCACAAgctctctgtcactctcactgccccagagaagaggaggaatcaCAAGAAAGATTATAAAACATCAAACAA GCATCCAGTGCAGGAGGCCAAGGCTCATCGAAGGACATCTCTTAGATTTTTCAACATGACAGTCTGGAGCAGCCCT GACCCTTCCCCCACATCCATTGGGAATGACACTGAGAATTGGATCATGGGCAGTATAATGGTCACTGATGGTATGACTGAAGCATCCAGCTCTGAGGTTGGACCATCTAGGATTCCTGTCATAATGACTGATGGTATGACTGAACCATCCAGGATTCCTGTCATAATGACTGATGGTATGACTGAACCATCCAGGATTCCTGTCATAATGACTGATGGTATGACTGAACCATCCAGGATTCCTGTCATAATGACTGATGGTATGACTGGACCATCCAGGATTCCTGTCATAATGACTGATGGTATGACTGGACCATCCAGGATTCCTGTCATAATGACTGATGGTATGACTGGACCATCCAGGATTCCTGTCATAATGACTGATGGCCCAGGAcaag TTCTAGTGGGGAGTGAAGTGGAGGATGACCCTGATCTGCCAAATTACAGCTGTGCTGAAAATCCCGACCACTTCCTGGATCTCGCGACATTGGACTCACCTTCCAGGACACAAGCTGGGGAATCATGTGAATGCTCTGGTGTCAAGTTGGAAAACGAGACGATAGAGGAAACCGTTAGACAGTATGAAACAAACCATGTATTGAGGGATCCAGAGCAGGTTGGGATAAAAGAGGACCCTGAAGACGTGGGTCTAAGTAAGAAGCAGTCAGAAGTGGATATATCTGTCAGTCAGAAGCCCCGTCACCCTCGTCGCTCCATCAGTATGCCAGAGGTGACATTCGACCAACTGAGAATTCAAGATAAAATTTACAAGAAAGAGAAAACAGATTGGATGATCGAGAAAGAAGATGGAGTCTCTGGGGACACACTTCAACTGCCGGTGAAGAAAGAGAAGATGACAGAGTCAGGACTGGGTTTTAAGAGGACACACATGTCTGTAGCAGAGCGCATCAGGCGGTTTAACGCTCTGACAACGCTTCTCCGTAACCCCAGGGTTCCTCCAAGGCCCCCTGAACCTCAGCTCAATGATGTCCTGCATGAGAGTCAGCGGGAGGGGGGTCAGCGGAGCGTTGTACGTCTGCGCCGGCAGGGAGCACGGCGGTTTGGACGCTCCATCAGCCATGATGGTGTTCCCGGACCTTGGCCAGGACAAGCCTCTAAAAATCATCAAGAGGTGCCAGTGGTTGTTCAAAGCCTCAGTGAGCCAGTCCTATGTCCACCTCCAGAGCCAACTCCTAGTGTTTATCAATTTGCCCAAGAAGGACAGTGTGAAATCCAACATACTCATCAACTACAACAGGAACACCTCATGCAGACCATCCAGGATTTGTGCGCTCCTCCGTCACCCAATCCAAAGCAGAACAAGGAATCCTGCCAAGTGACGTTTAAAGAATCACAATTGAATCTCAAAGAAAGACAATTGGAACCGGTGGAGGAACAACCTAAGGAGTCAGAGCTACATGATCTGCTGGAGATGCACTTGAATACATGCAATCCAAAGGAGGAGCAAGACCAACACCTCACAGTTCCAACGCAGGTGAATAGACCGTTTCTGACCGACACCGTCTTAGATGTTCCACCTCAGACCATGGCCCCCCTACAGCAGGAGTCCAAAAGTACAGAAGTCAAAttccctctcccttttccctccaagccctcctctctctctcaaacagaaACATGCTCTCCCATTCCCAGTGGACCCTCTCCCACACCAATAGACAGAACATCAACTGACCTCTACACTGCACACTTGGTGACTAACTGCTCCCCTTTCTCTGTCACGACCTTTGGCTTTATAGAGATAGACATGGGGGTCAGTGAGAGTGATGGGGGTTCTCTCCCCGTTGAACTCTCTCCATCACCAGCCTTGCAGTTCAAGCTCCCGGCCACCAAGAGACGCTACAGAGACTCGCCCTGCTGGCCCGTCCATGAGATTAGCATGGCCACAGGGGACCCATTGCAGATCTGA